Below is a window of Atribacterota bacterium DNA.
TTAGAACCACTTCACCGTTTGTACCAATATCCACATAAAGGATGGTGCGATCTTCATCCTCCAGATTAAAGGCACTGACACCACCGATAACATCTCCTCCAACATACCCCGCCACTTGAGGAAAAAGGTATACCTGAGCCTGGGGATGGACATTCAGACCAATATCTTTGGCTTCCAATTCCACCACCCTTCGGAAAGAGGGAACATACGGTGCAACGCCAATCGAAAGCGGAGAAACACCCAGAAAAAGGTGCTCCATGATGGTATTTCCAGCTACAGTGACTGCAAAGATATACTCACCTTTTGTACCCGCCCGCTCACACACTTCCTGGAGCAAGTCATTCATCGTTTCCACGAGGAGAGATTGGAGTTTTACGAGGTTTTCCGGACGATCCTGAATGGCCCGGAGTCGCGAAATCACATCTGCACCGAACTGCACCTGTCGATTCAGAGTTCCTGCTCGTCCCAGTGATGTACCTTGCAAAAGGTCTACAAGCTCACAAGCAACCGTGGTGGTACCGATATCAAAAGCAATTCCTAAAAAGGGGAAAGACTCAAATGAACGGACCCATAAAACATTTGTCCCACTCGCGATGACCTCTAAGCTCCTTTCAAAATCCGTTCCCACGAGGCAAGAAAGCTCAGTCAGAGCCGCATTGCTCCAGGATAAAGGAAGCGATAAAACCCTCTCCACGATTTCCTGAAGAGAAGATACCTCCTGCAGCGAGGGTTTTTCGACCACCACACGAAAACACTGTACCGGAAGTTTCTCCATCCCGATTTCAAGGGTCTCTGTAAGCGCCAAAGAAGGCACCGAGAGAGCATAGTGAACCTCACACTCCAAATCTCCAAAAACGACCGTCTGACAGGCCAGGCGAAAACCATCTTTCAACCGATCCCCCAGATGCTTTGCCTCCAGAGAATTTGGGGAAGAAACCTGACCACTCTGGACTCGCACCACACATTTTCCGCAGGACCCCACACCTCCACAGTACGAATCAATCATGATACCCTCTCGCTGCAGAATCTCAAGCAGACTTTCCCCACTGCGTCCCTCAACAACTCTGTTTAAGTCTTTTATCGCCACACGGAACATCCCGCCGTCCCTCGCCTTCTCTTTACACCACACCATTTCTGTGAAAAAAGTGTACAGAAAAAAATTGCCCTCAAAGCGAAATAGTATACTCCACAAGCCTTGAAAAGGGGAGCGCGCTCCCCTTTTCAAGGCTTGAGAACCACCCGGATGGATTCGTCTCCCTTTTCAGCAATTTCCATCGCCTGTTTGAACTCTTCCAGAGGAAATTCGTGAGTGATGATTTCATCAGCTTTGACCAGACCATTCTGCAAGAACCGAATTGCTTCCGGATAGGTCCAGGGGCTCAGGTGCGCTCCACGAACATCCAGTTCTTTCACATCACCAATGATACTCCAGTCCACGCTGGTAGGCTGGTTAAAAACGCTGAATTCTACATATCGACCCAAACGACGGATCATCTGCAATCCCTGAATGACTCCCTGGGGATGACCGCTGGCATGGATGTAAACATCGCACCCATAGCCATCGGTGAGCCGTTTCACTTCAGCAACAGCATCGACGGTTCGGGGGTTCAATACCACATCGGCACCCAGTTTTTTGGCAAGATGCAAACGTTTTTCAATCACATCCACGGCGATAAGGAGTCGAGGACTTCGTAAACGC
It encodes the following:
- a CDS encoding ASKHA domain-containing protein: MAIKDLNRVVEGRSGESLLEILQREGIMIDSYCGGVGSCGKCVVRVQSGQVSSPNSLEAKHLGDRLKDGFRLACQTVVFGDLECEVHYALSVPSLALTETLEIGMEKLPVQCFRVVVEKPSLQEVSSLQEIVERVLSLPLSWSNAALTELSCLVGTDFERSLEVIASGTNVLWVRSFESFPFLGIAFDIGTTTVACELVDLLQGTSLGRAGTLNRQVQFGADVISRLRAIQDRPENLVKLQSLLVETMNDLLQEVCERAGTKGEYIFAVTVAGNTIMEHLFLGVSPLSIGVAPYVPSFRRVVELEAKDIGLNVHPQAQVYLFPQVAGYVGGDVIGGVSAFNLEDEDRTILYVDIGTNGEVVLISRGTVWCCGTAAGPAFEGAQITCGTRATLGAINAVGMEDEELRVYTIGDVAPRGICGTGLIDVLALLLDEGVLGPTGRFQEKNARWNARFLKDKSWALVLSHDPRIIITQEDIAQLQLAKAAIQAGQKILLREAGLKMEDIEEVILAGAFGSFINPKSAQRIGLIPPHVPCRAVGNASLFGAKRALLSLDFRKKTEHLASCSRYLELSARPDFQDYFFESLIFEVNEQGVE